A portion of the Streptomyces coeruleoprunus genome contains these proteins:
- a CDS encoding glycosyltransferase family 87 protein, which yields MPSPQKTSAPLDQPVVCPTRRDEVAAAGSELIGGPVGRWARLGTSRLSPVRVVALVAIGMFALGMVQKLPCYNWAWFRGAASQYTHACYSDIPHLFVGRGFADGLIPYFDRFAGDMQYLEYPVLTGLFMQVAAWLTPGGGDLQYREQMYWMVNAGMLMACAAVLAVCVARTHRRRPWDALLVALAPAFALTATINWDLLAIALTAAAMLMWSRGRALAFGVLIGLATAAKLYPFLLLGPLLVLCWRAWRWREFAVALLGAAGSWLVVNLPVMVLAPEGWKKFYTFSQERNIDFGSFWLIITQRTGARIDVESVNLYAIVLMVLACAGIAALALAAPRRPRFAQLAFLVVAAFILTNKVYSPQYVLWLIPLAALARPRWRDFLIWQACEVAYFLGIWMYLVYVTTNHKHGLPPDGYQFAIALHLVGTLYLCVLIVRDILRPRRDVVRQDGSDDPSGGVLDGAEDVFVVGRAAALRRAAEEQQAAEEERKP from the coding sequence ATGCCGAGCCCACAGAAGACGAGCGCCCCCCTGGACCAGCCCGTCGTTTGCCCCACCCGCCGGGACGAGGTCGCCGCTGCCGGCAGCGAGCTGATCGGCGGCCCCGTCGGCCGCTGGGCGCGGCTCGGTACGAGCCGGCTGAGCCCGGTCAGGGTCGTCGCGCTCGTCGCGATCGGGATGTTCGCGCTGGGCATGGTGCAGAAGCTGCCCTGCTACAACTGGGCGTGGTTCCGCGGTGCGGCGTCGCAGTACACGCACGCCTGCTACTCGGACATCCCGCACCTGTTCGTCGGGCGTGGCTTCGCCGACGGTCTGATCCCGTACTTCGACCGGTTCGCCGGCGACATGCAGTACCTGGAGTACCCGGTGCTCACCGGCCTGTTCATGCAGGTCGCGGCCTGGCTCACGCCCGGTGGAGGCGATCTCCAGTACCGGGAGCAGATGTACTGGATGGTCAACGCGGGCATGCTGATGGCCTGCGCCGCCGTCCTCGCCGTGTGCGTGGCGCGGACCCACCGCAGGCGTCCGTGGGACGCGCTGCTGGTCGCGCTCGCCCCCGCCTTCGCGCTGACCGCGACGATCAACTGGGACCTGCTGGCCATCGCCCTCACCGCGGCGGCGATGCTGATGTGGAGCCGCGGCCGAGCCCTGGCCTTCGGTGTGCTCATCGGTCTCGCCACGGCCGCGAAGCTGTATCCGTTCCTGCTGCTCGGGCCGCTGCTGGTGCTGTGCTGGCGCGCCTGGAGGTGGCGTGAGTTCGCGGTGGCGCTGCTGGGCGCCGCCGGGTCGTGGCTCGTGGTGAACCTGCCGGTGATGGTGCTGGCGCCGGAGGGCTGGAAGAAGTTCTACACGTTCAGCCAGGAACGGAACATCGACTTCGGATCCTTCTGGCTGATCATCACGCAGCGCACCGGTGCGCGCATCGACGTCGAGTCCGTCAATCTCTACGCCATCGTGCTGATGGTGCTGGCATGCGCCGGCATCGCGGCGCTGGCCCTGGCCGCGCCGCGCCGACCGCGCTTCGCGCAGCTCGCGTTCCTGGTGGTGGCCGCGTTCATCCTCACCAACAAGGTCTACTCGCCGCAGTACGTCCTGTGGCTCATTCCGCTGGCGGCGCTGGCCCGGCCGCGCTGGCGCGACTTCCTGATCTGGCAGGCGTGCGAGGTCGCGTACTTCCTCGGGATCTGGATGTACCTGGTGTACGTCACGACGAACCACAAGCACGGCCTGCCGCCGGACGGGTACCAGTTCGCGATCGCGCTGCACCTGGTCGGCACGCTGTACCTGTGCGTGCTGATCGTGCGGGACATCCTGCGGCCCCGGCGGGACGTGGTGCGGCAGGACGGCTCCGACGATCCGTCCGGAGGCGTGCTGGACGGTGCGGAGGACGTGTTCGTGGTCGGCAGGGCCGCCGCTCTGCGACGGGCGGCAGAGGAGCAGCAGGCGGCCGAGGAGGAGCGGAAGCCCTAG
- a CDS encoding lipid II:glycine glycyltransferase FemX, whose product MSLTLRTISREQHLAYIQNLPAASHCQVPAWADVKTEWRSENLGWFDKNDELVGVGLVLYRQLPKIKRYLAYLPEGPVINWYAPNLEDWLQPMLQHLKNQGAFSVKMGPPVVIRRWNANAIKSGIQDPEVKRLRDVEATHIEPRAFEVSDRLRKMGWQQGEDGGAGFGDVQPRFVFQVPLANRSLDDVLKGFNQLWRRNIKKAEKAGVEVVQGGYDDLAEWQRLYEITAVRDRFRPRPLSYFQRMWQVLNHEDPNRMRLYFARHNGVNLSAATMLVVGGHVWYSYGASDNIGREVRPSNAMQWRMLRDAYAMGATVYDLRGISDSLDETDHLFGLIQFKVGTGGEAVEYIGEWDFPLNKLLHKALDIYMSRR is encoded by the coding sequence ATGAGCCTGACCCTGAGGACCATCAGCCGTGAGCAGCATCTGGCGTACATCCAGAACCTGCCCGCGGCGAGTCACTGCCAGGTCCCGGCATGGGCTGATGTGAAGACCGAGTGGCGCTCGGAGAACCTGGGCTGGTTCGACAAGAACGACGAGCTGGTCGGCGTGGGGCTGGTCCTGTACCGCCAGCTGCCGAAGATCAAGCGGTACCTCGCCTATCTGCCCGAGGGCCCGGTGATCAACTGGTACGCGCCGAACCTCGAGGACTGGCTGCAGCCCATGCTCCAGCACCTCAAGAACCAGGGTGCCTTCTCGGTCAAGATGGGCCCCCCGGTCGTCATCCGCCGCTGGAACGCGAACGCGATCAAGTCCGGCATCCAGGACCCCGAGGTCAAGCGCCTGCGCGACGTCGAGGCCACGCACATCGAGCCCCGCGCCTTCGAGGTGTCCGACCGGCTCCGCAAGATGGGCTGGCAGCAGGGCGAGGACGGCGGCGCCGGCTTCGGCGACGTGCAGCCGCGCTTCGTCTTCCAGGTGCCACTGGCGAACCGTTCCCTGGACGACGTCCTCAAGGGCTTCAACCAGCTGTGGCGGCGCAACATCAAGAAGGCCGAGAAGGCCGGCGTCGAGGTCGTCCAGGGCGGCTACGACGACCTGGCCGAATGGCAGCGGCTGTACGAGATCACCGCGGTCCGCGACCGCTTCCGGCCGCGCCCCCTGTCGTACTTCCAGCGCATGTGGCAGGTCCTCAACCACGAGGACCCCAACCGCATGCGCCTGTACTTCGCTCGCCACAACGGCGTGAACCTTTCCGCGGCGACCATGCTCGTCGTCGGCGGCCACGTCTGGTACTCGTACGGCGCGTCGGACAACATCGGCCGCGAGGTCCGCCCGTCGAACGCCATGCAGTGGCGGATGCTGCGCGACGCCTACGCCATGGGCGCCACCGTCTACGACCTGCGCGGCATCTCGGACTCGCTGGACGAGACCGACCACCTCTTCGGCCTGATCCAGTTCAAGGTCGGTACGGGCGGCGAGGCGGTCGAGTACATCGGCGAGTGGGACTTCCCGCTCAACAAGCTGCTCCACAAGGCGCTCGACATCTACATGTCCCGCCGCTGA
- a CDS encoding alanine racemase encodes MALSLYVDTARWRAHHKSVIDQFPGLVPVCKGNGYGFGHERLAEEVSRFGADLLAVGTTYEAAKMKDWFSGDLLVLTPFRRGEEPVPLPDRVVRSVSSVDGVHALVGARVVIECMSSMKRHGIHEHELPQLQAAIEDVRLEGFALHLPLDRTDGSDAVEEVITWMDRLRAARLPLHTMFVSHLRADELARLQQQFPQTRFRARIGTRLWLGDHEATEYRGAVLDVTRVAKGDRFGYRQQRAASDGWLVVVAGGTSHGVGLEAPKAMHGVMPRAKGVARAGLATVNRNLSPFVWAGKQRWFAEPPHMQVSILFVPADAQEPKVGDELVAHLRHTTTQFDRLVDR; translated from the coding sequence ATGGCGCTCTCCCTGTACGTCGACACTGCTCGCTGGCGGGCGCACCACAAGTCCGTGATCGACCAGTTCCCCGGCCTGGTCCCGGTCTGCAAGGGCAACGGCTACGGCTTCGGCCATGAGCGCCTGGCGGAGGAGGTGTCCCGCTTCGGCGCCGACCTGCTGGCCGTCGGCACCACGTACGAGGCGGCCAAGATGAAGGACTGGTTCAGCGGCGATCTGCTCGTCCTGACGCCGTTCCGGCGGGGCGAGGAGCCCGTACCGCTGCCGGACCGCGTCGTGCGGTCCGTGTCGTCGGTCGACGGCGTGCACGCCCTGGTGGGTGCCCGCGTCGTCATCGAGTGCATGAGCTCCATGAAGCGGCACGGCATCCACGAGCACGAGCTGCCCCAGCTGCAGGCGGCGATAGAGGACGTGCGGCTGGAGGGCTTCGCCCTGCACCTCCCGCTGGACCGCACCGACGGCTCCGACGCCGTCGAGGAGGTCATCACCTGGATGGACCGGCTGCGGGCCGCCCGTCTGCCGCTGCACACCATGTTCGTGAGCCACCTGCGCGCCGACGAACTCGCCCGTCTCCAGCAGCAGTTCCCGCAGACCCGGTTCCGCGCGCGGATCGGTACGCGGCTGTGGCTGGGGGACCACGAGGCGACGGAGTACCGCGGCGCGGTGCTCGACGTCACGCGCGTCGCGAAGGGGGACCGTTTCGGCTACCGCCAGCAGCGGGCCGCTTCCGACGGCTGGCTGGTCGTCGTCGCCGGCGGCACCTCGCACGGCGTGGGTCTGGAAGCGCCGAAGGCCATGCACGGCGTGATGCCGCGTGCCAAGGGCGTGGCCCGGGCCGGCCTGGCGACGGTCAACCGGAACCTGTCGCCGTTCGTATGGGCGGGCAAGCAGCGCTGGTTCGCCGAGCCGCCGCACATGCAGGTCTCGATCCTGTTCGTCCCGGCGGACGCGCAGGAGCCGAAGGTCGGCGACGAGCTGGTCGCCCACCTGCGGCACACCACCACCCAGTTCGACCGGCTCGTCGACCGCTGA